A genome region from Anopheles coustani unplaced genomic scaffold, idAnoCousDA_361_x.2 scaffold_103_ctg1, whole genome shotgun sequence includes the following:
- the LOC131271169 gene encoding tyrosine-protein kinase Dnt-like, with protein sequence MTNLCVYVGLLLSLLVASGQAHLNLYLNEIEVQRLLGLSAEIYYIREGQVNEYALHFTVPVPVDVEEISFTWQSLAKKPLPYRINIVSPDPIALPKPSMNISQQGEIPEHIETFAIGLRCSGRETAEVDVTITVEVTLDRLTGNATELVFRRKKICLMSEHPDANQPDPYLLENASNGQNGLITLIIGGILAIIFVALIILIAYCTRGSFHRKPHNAQPIHTSSFQRLQTHAPSAPSSILSPPSIAPTIATLSRTRIYANAEPEELQRRISELTVQRCRVRLSSLLQEGTFGRVYRGSYNDSQEVLVKTVGPHASQIQVLLLLHEGMSLYGAQHPGILSVLGVSIDDHTAPFLLYLAPENSRNLKIFLQEPVARTLTTIQIVKIQLQLAQALGHLHSHGVIHKDIAVRNCVIDDQLRVKLADNSLSRDLFPGDYYCLGDSENRPIKWLALESIQYKQFSEASDTWAFGVLMWELCTLARQPYAEVDPFEMEHYLLDGYRLAQPINCPDELFKIMAYCWTMLPMERPSFEQLQICLQDFYAQLTLYV encoded by the exons GACTTTCCGCGGAAATCTACTACATTCGAGAGGGTCAGGTGAACGAGTATGCTCTTCATTTCACGGTTCCCGTTCCGGTGGACGTCGAGGAGATCTCATTCACCTGGCAGAGCCTGGCCAAGAAGCCGCTACCTTACCGGATTAACATCGTTTCGCCGGATCCTATCGCTCTGCCGAAGCCCTCGATGAACATCTCCCAGCAGGGTGAAATCCCGGAGCATATCGAAACGTTTGCCATCGGGCTGCGCTGCAGTGGACGAGAAACGGCCGAGGTTGACGTGACCATAACGGTGGAAGTGACACTCGATCGACTCACAGGAAACGCAACAGAGTTGGTGTTTCGCCGAAAGAAGATCTGCTTGATGAG TGAACATCCAGATGCAAACCAACCGGATCCTTACCTACTAGAAAACGCGTCCAACGGTCAGAATGGACTGATCACGCTCATAATCGGCGGGATTCTGGCGATTATTTTTGTGGCACTCATCATCTTGATTGCGTATTGCACCCGAGGATCATTCCACCGCAAGCCACATAACGCCCAACCGATCCATACTTCCAGCTTCCAGCGCCTTCAGACACATGCTCCATCGGCCCCCTCGTCGATCCTATCACCACCTTCTATTGCTCCCACGATAGCAACCCTTTCCCGCACCCGAATCTACGCGAATGCCGAACCAGAAGAACTGCAGCGACGCATTTCCGAGCTGACCGTACAACGCTGCCGGGTGCGCCTCTCCAGCCTACTTCAGGAAGGAACCTTCGGAAGAGTCTACCGGGGCAGCTACAACGACAGCCAGGAAGTGCTGGTGAAAACCGTCGGACCGCACGCGTCCCAAATCCAGGTCTTGTTGCTCCTACACGAAGGCATGAGCTTGTACGGTGCACAACATCCCGGTATCCTCTCTGTCCTGGGTGTCTCGATCGATGACCATACGGCACCATTCCTACTCTACCTCGCGCCAGAGAACTCGCGCAACCTGAAGATCTTCCTCCAGGAACCGGTGGCCCGAACGCTGACCACGATCCAGATcgtcaagattcaactccagcTTGCACAAGCCCTAGGACACCTGCACAGCCACGGTGTGATCCACAAGGACATTGCGGTCCGTAACTGTGT AATTGACGATCAACTGCGAGTGAAGTTGGCGGATAACTCCCTTTCCCGCGATCTCTTTCCCGGCGACTACTACTGCCTCGGGGACAGCGAAAACCGACCGATTAAGTGGCTCGCTCTGGAGTCGATCCAGTACAAACAGTTCAGCGAAGCTTCCGACACGTGGGCGTTTGGTGTTCTCATGTGGGAACTGTGTACCCTGGCGCGACAGCCGTACGCAGAG GTCGATCCGTTTGAGATGGAGCACTATCTGCTTGATGGTTATCGGTTAGCGCAGCCAATCAACTGTCCAGATGAGCT ATTCAAAATAATGGCGTACTGCTGGACGATGCTACCGATGGAGCGACCCTCGTTCGAACAGCTGCAGATCTGTCTGCAGGATTTCTACGCACAGCTGACACTCTACGTCTAG